CTTTGTCGACCCAGCTTTTCACAGCGTTCGTCAGGAGTTCTATGGCCTTCATTCCGTAGTCGTACGTATCCCGGTCTATCTTGGTGAAGGTGCAGTCATTTTCTGACATTTTCATGAGGTATTTAGACACCACAATTATATGATCGCCTATTACCTCCAAGATCCTGGTCAGAGAAAGGCAGGCGGTCAGCTCAGGCAGCGGGAGACCCAATCTGCTGGAAGTCGAAAGACTCTTCTGACATATGTTGCACTGCCTGGCTATAAGCCAGTAGATCCTGTCTATCTCCACGTCTCTGGATTTCATGTCCGCTATGATATCGAGGTTGCCGGTGTAGGCGGCCTCGTACATATCATGTATCATCCCTTTGATCAACAGCTTCATCCTTTCAATTGTTTTCTTCGGCTCTATGGCTTTGTGTTCCAAGAGGTCCGAGATAAGCACATGCGTATCGTCAGCTTCGACTATCTCAAGACCGATGGCGGTCTGTACGAAGTTGGCGATCGCACCTGATACTGCACTCGGAATAGGATGCTCCGTTGTGATCAACATAGATGTATGTCCCGCGATATATGCGCCTATAAGCTGCCTGTTCAGGAATCCGCGGTCTTTGATCTTCGTAGCATCGATTGTCTTTGTGCAGCGCTTGGGTACCGGGGCATTGCCCTTGGGATACAATGTCAAGCTGCCGTCCGGTTGCGACTGAACACCTACTGTATCGTTTTTGTTCAGCCCAACCGAATTTGCCCATTCTTTCGGAAGGGTTATCATGAATGACGACCCTCCCGTTATCTGTACACGCCTTACGTCCATGGTTCTACATTATGTACATGTACAATATAATAATATCTATATCTACAAACTATAAAATATAGGTAATATATATTTAAATCCTGTAATTCTTTTTACTTGAAAGGAGGACATACACAGACAAAAACGAAAATAATTAGTAATATATTGTGAAGATATTCTTGAATATAACGGGGTATGCTGGCTAAAATATGGAGTATGCAAGTTGATACAATGGGCATGATTTTGTGCCCCAGGTAGGTTTTATTAAATATGGAGGTTTTTCTAGAGAATCTATCTATAAATGATGATTTAAGGGCGACGTATACGCTGTAGAGTGGTATTTTTCACTATTGGAGGCTATATATGGATTATGTATCAAACAGGCACTAAATATACCAAATGAATACAGAATGAAGTATAGAGGAACAGTAAGACGACCGCACCGGGCAGAGATCTGCTCTATAGTATGAAACAATGGTCAAGTAGGGAGCGGGCCCATCCGGATTCGAACCAAAGCCAACGGCGCACCCGAGCCGCGACGACGCCGTGCTGCAGTCAGCAAGTCTCGTTCTGCCTGATCTCCCTGAGGGCTATGCGCCTGATATCAAACTTCGTAGACGAGTCTTCTGTCGCGTAACATCTCTTTCATGAAGTTTTCTTTGATGTGCGGATCTTCGGTGATGATATCCACTCCGGTTCCGAGAGCTTCCTCAAGATCATTCATAAGGCCGCCCAGCCCCATCAGGCTGCGGATGCGCCCCGGCATGATGTAGAAGTCATAGTCGCTTTCCTCGCCATTATCTCCGCGGGCTCTTGAACCGAACAGATATATTCTTTCAACTCCCCGTTTTTCAGCTATGGGTGCAACTATATCGCACAATTCTTCAAATGTGAGATTACATTTTGTCTCTGCTGAACCCATGCAGAACATATCGGCTGAATACTCTATAACGGTTTTTATAACAAGGATCCGTAACAGCATGCATTCCTGACAAGTGTTTTGAGCAAGGACTGGCGGGAGTGGGCCTATCCGGATTTGAACCGGAGTCAATGGCTCCCAAAGCCACAAGTATACCAGGCTAGCCCATAGGCCCCTAGACGGCTGATGATTATGAAGATATTAAGTTTTGCCCAAGGTCAGAGGATGTCTCTCAATTTCTCAAGAAGCAGCTCTACGGCGCGGCCTCTGTGAGAAACGCCGTTCTTCTCGTCCAAGGGGATCTCCGCGAAGGACATTTTCCCGTCATGGCTGAATATGGGGTCGTACCCAAAGCCCCCGGTTCCCTTTTCCTCTTCAAGGATAATGCCGCCGCAGACACCGGTGACGATCACATCCCTGCCGCATATACTGCATCCTATGCAGCATTTGAACGCCGCGCCTCTGTTATCTATGCCGTTCATGAGCTTCAGTATCCCTTCGTTGCCGATCGTCTTCTGAACATATGCCGACCAGACACCGGGGAACCCCCCGAGGCGATCGATGAAGAGGCCGGAATCATCGATTATGAAATCAGATATGCCTTTGGACTTCAGCTCTTCCATGCCTTTTCTGACGACCTCTTCGAGGTCTGAGGACTGTATCTCGTCATAAGGTACTTTCAAGTGCACCGTTTCTATCCCGAGTCCTTCGAAAGAACGCTGATATTCCATTACTTTTCCCGGATTGGAGGTTATTATGTTGATCTTCAAGTGTATCTGCCTCTGTTCTTTATCTCTTCTATTTTGCGCAGTAACGCTTTCGGCTTTTCTTTGATCGAAAGATATGCGGCCATAAGTTCCGAGAAGGCACCCGCGAGGCCCGGATGGGCCGAGGTGAACGCTCTTTCCAAAAGATGCACGTCCACCCCCATGTCTTCAAGCTCGGCCTTTGTCCTCCCCATCGAGAAATCTATCAAACACATCTTTCCGTCATCCGTAATTATCATATTCGAGGTCGTAAGGTCCCCGTGACATATCCCGGCATTGTGGAGTCCCGCGACGGCGGCTCCGATCATTCTGCATATCTCCGGCGCAGAGCCCGGGTCCCCGTCCAGCTTTTCCTTGACGTTCACGCCTTTTACCAGTTCCATCGTGATGGAGAACTCCTTCAGATCTATATCATACACCACGGGAGTCCTTACGCCAGCCTTTCTGGCCTCCTTCATGAGCCTGGCCTCGTTCCTCGTCCTGGATGAGCGAAGCTCATTATCGAGCTCGGCCGCTCTGTACCTCTTCGGGGACCTTATTTTGATCAGAGCGTCCCTTCCGAGGAAACGGGAGGCGAAGATATCCGCTTCAGCCCCTTTAGCCATCGGCACCGGGTCGGTCATGGGGGTCAATCTGCAATCTTATGTAAATAAATAGCCGTGAACCGATTTGAGACCATGAGATACACGATCACAGGGGACAACCTTCAGTTTGTGAATGTGCAGCTGGACGCGAACGAGGTCCTGCAGTCCGTTGCCGGGAGCATGGCGTACATGACCGGCAACGTGGTCATGGAAGCTAAGATGCAGGGAGGCCTCCTGAAAGGGCTGGGTAGGTCGATATCGGGAGCATCCCTTTTTCTTGTGGAGTACAGGTCCAAAGGCGGCACAGGGATCGTAGGTCTCGGAGGCTCAGTACCGGGCAAGATCGTCGATCTCGATATCGGCAAAGGCAAATGGATCGTCCAAAAGACCGGATATCTCGGATCGCAGGAGACCGTGGGACTCAGCATAACGTTCCAGAAGAAATTTAGCAATATCCTATTCGGCGGGGAGGGACTCGTCCTTCAGGAGCTGAGCGGGACGGGCATAGCGTTCATCACAGCATGCGGGGACTTCAACATCGTAGACCTGAGACCGGGCGAGCAGTACAAGGTCGCCACGGCCAAGGCCGTTGCCTGGCAGGATACCGTGAAATATGACATCGAATCGGTCGGAAAGATCAAAACGGCCATGTTCGGCGGGGAGGGGCTGTTCGTCACCACTCTCACCGGTCCGGGTAAGATAATCATCCAGTCCATGACGCTCTCGGAACTCGCGCTTTCGCTGATACCGTTCCTTCCGAACAAATGAGGTGATGACGCGGCTTACACAGGGAGTACAAGATAGAAGATCATGCTTATGCCGCAAAGGACGAGACCTGTCAGACCAATGCGGCGTACGGTCTAGACGATAAGAACCGATCAAAGAGAGGGACTCCCGAGATAAGGATTGACCGCTGCTCTTAAACAACTTTATCAATCCCTTTAACCCTCCACATTCGTGATTCGCGTACCCACTGGATGCAGGGCCTTCGACGATCTTCTCGGAGGGGGGATGGAGAAGGGAAGCATTACGCTCCTTTACGGCGAGGCGGGCTCAGGCAAGTCCAACGTGTGTCTGCAGACCGCCCGTAACGTCATCAGGAACGGGGAGAGGGTGGCGTACATAGACTCCGAGGGGCTTTCTTATGA
This genomic interval from Candidatus Methanoplasma cognatum contains the following:
- a CDS encoding nucleotidyltransferase domain-containing protein, whose amino-acid sequence is MGSAETKCNLTFEELCDIVAPIAEKRGVERIYLFGSRARGDNGEESDYDFYIMPGRIRSLMGLGGLMNDLEEALGTGVDIITEDPHIKENFMKEMLRDRRLVYEV
- a CDS encoding Kae1-associated serine/threonine protein kinase, whose amino-acid sequence is MTDPVPMAKGAEADIFASRFLGRDALIKIRSPKRYRAAELDNELRSSRTRNEARLMKEARKAGVRTPVVYDIDLKEFSITMELVKGVNVKEKLDGDPGSAPEICRMIGAAVAGLHNAGICHGDLTTSNMIITDDGKMCLIDFSMGRTKAELEDMGVDVHLLERAFTSAHPGLAGAFSELMAAYLSIKEKPKALLRKIEEIKNRGRYT
- a CDS encoding TIGR00266 family protein, which gives rise to MRYTITGDNLQFVNVQLDANEVLQSVAGSMAYMTGNVVMEAKMQGGLLKGLGRSISGASLFLVEYRSKGGTGIVGLGGSVPGKIVDLDIGKGKWIVQKTGYLGSQETVGLSITFQKKFSNILFGGEGLVLQELSGTGIAFITACGDFNIVDLRPGEQYKVATAKAVAWQDTVKYDIESVGKIKTAMFGGEGLFVTTLTGPGKIIIQSMTLSELALSLIPFLPNK
- the rdgB gene encoding RdgB/HAM1 family non-canonical purine NTP pyrophosphatase; amino-acid sequence: MKINIITSNPGKVMEYQRSFEGLGIETVHLKVPYDEIQSSDLEEVVRKGMEELKSKGISDFIIDDSGLFIDRLGGFPGVWSAYVQKTIGNEGILKLMNGIDNRGAAFKCCIGCSICGRDVIVTGVCGGIILEEEKGTGGFGYDPIFSHDGKMSFAEIPLDEKNGVSHRGRAVELLLEKLRDIL
- a CDS encoding phosphate uptake regulator PhoU, encoding MDVRRVQITGGSSFMITLPKEWANSVGLNKNDTVGVQSQPDGSLTLYPKGNAPVPKRCTKTIDATKIKDRGFLNRQLIGAYIAGHTSMLITTEHPIPSAVSGAIANFVQTAIGLEIVEADDTHVLISDLLEHKAIEPKKTIERMKLLIKGMIHDMYEAAYTGNLDIIADMKSRDVEIDRIYWLIARQCNICQKSLSTSSRLGLPLPELTACLSLTRILEVIGDHIIVVSKYLMKMSENDCTFTKIDRDTYDYGMKAIELLTNAVKSWVDKDMELAEKMVKESDLIMEMTCKASKTAVLTDCLSITPRDLVLFSAKRLSEYCKLIAETSFNVAME